A window from Solanum stenotomum isolate F172 chromosome 7, ASM1918654v1, whole genome shotgun sequence encodes these proteins:
- the LOC125870957 gene encoding uncharacterized protein LOC125870957 has protein sequence MDASDINRSLVSELEAMGFSEAQATKALCSSGNSSLEAAVNWIVDHEDETYNDEMPMVSVDIIETPTPTFDSEQAKLKAQELRDRARKRREEEEKKLDKEREKERIRAGKERLATKRMAEENERKRFEAQRKTEKEEERRARERIRQKLQQDMADRRARLGSSLNSGTSLKSIKTSKPETKNPLKVDSAVLSGNLITKKEVLMECLRSLRRQHKEEDMKVQRAFKTLLVYVKNIVSNPDDGKFRKIRLSNPAFQARVGLFKEGVQFLELCGFERAEKDDFLVLRSDKVDMALLRSAGMVLHTAITNPFFGLLSM, from the exons ATGGATGCTTCTGACATTAACAGAAGCTTGGTAAGTGAACTCGAAGCAATGGGATTTTCAGAGGCTCAAGCCACCAAGGCTCTTTGTTCATCTG GTAACTCAAGCCTTGAGGCTGCAGTAAATTGGATTGTTGATCATGAGGATGAGACATACAATGATGAGATGCCCATG GTTTCAGTTGACATTATTGAAACTCCTACTCCTACTTTCGATTCGGAACAAGCAAAGTTGAAAGCACAAGAGCTGAG GGACCGAGCACGCAAGAGGagagaagaggaagagaaaaaaCTGGACAAGGAAAGGGAGAAG GAAAGGATACGTGCAGGCAAAGAACGGCTTGCAACAAAACGAATGGCAGAGGAAAATGAGAGGAAGCG TTTTGAAGCACAGAGGAAGACCGAAAAAGAGGAGGAGAGAAGGGCAAGGGAAAGAATTCGTCAAAAGCTTCAGCAGGACATG GCAGACAGGAGGGCTAGACTTGGTTCGTCTTTGAATAGCGGTACATCTTTAAAATCCATTAAAACCTCGAAGCCAGAGACAAAG AATCCTTTGAAAGTTGATTCTGCCGTGTTATCTGGTAACTTAATTACGAAGAAAGAGGTTTTGATGGAATGCTTAAGATCTCTCAGGCGTCAGCACAAG GAAGAGGATATGAAAGTGCAACGGGCCTTCAAAACTCTGTTAGTTTATGTGAAAAACATCGTTAGCAATCCTGATGATGGAAAGTTCAGGAAGATCCGGCTTAGTAATCCAGCTTTCCAG GCTAGAGTTGGGCTTTTCAAAGAAGGCGTGCAGTTTCTCGAACTCTGTGGGTTTGAAAGAGCTGAGAAAGATGATTTTTTGGTCTTGCGCAGCGACAAGGTCGATATGGCGCTACTGAGATCAGCTGGCATGGTTTTGCACACTGCCATTACAAATCCCTTCTTTGGGCTACTTTCAATGTAA